In one window of Carassius auratus strain Wakin chromosome 28, ASM336829v1, whole genome shotgun sequence DNA:
- the LOC113046932 gene encoding LOW QUALITY PROTEIN: histone acetyltransferase KAT2A-like (The sequence of the model RefSeq protein was modified relative to this genomic sequence to represent the inferred CDS: deleted 1 base in 1 codon): MADPAAQSSAQPRLQQAQSSGPTGSTPNPGAASSDPARPGLSQQQWSSQKKAQVRSFPRAKKLEKLGVFSSCKANDACKCNGWKNPNPPSAARMELQQQAASLTEACRSCGHSLAEHVSHLENVSEEEINRLLGMVVDVENLFMSVHKEEDTDTKQVYFYLFKLLRKCILQMGKPVVEGSLGSPPFEKPNIEQGVLNFVQYKFSHLASKERQTMYELSKMFLLCLNYWKLETPSQFRQRAQKEDAPAYKVDYTRWLCYCHVPQSNDSLPRYETCQVFGRSLLKSIFTVTRRQLLEKFRVEKDKLPPEKRTLILTHFPKFLSMLEEEIYGENSPIWEADFTMPASEGTQLGHQTVLSPVSVSGSPLSKGSSGSALGVTGLDMTCSEPVTGEKRKLPEALTLEDAKRIRVMGDIPMELVNEVMKTITDPAAMLGPETSLLSANAARDETARLEERRGIIEFHVIGNSLSQKSNKKILMWLVGLQNVFSHQLPRMPKEYITRLVFDPKHKTLALIKDGRVIGGICFRMFPTQGFTEIVFCAVTSNEQVKGYGTHLMNHLKEYHIKHSILYFLTYADEYAIGYFKKQGFSKEIKVPKSRYLGYIKDYEGATLMECELNPRIPYTELSHIIKRQKEIIKKLIERKQNQIRKVYPGLTCFKEGVRQIPVESIPGIRETGWKPSAKEKSKELKDPDLLYNMLKNLLAQIKTHPDAWPFMEPVKKSEAPDYYEVIRFPIDFKTMTERLKNRYYVTKKLFIADLHRVITNCREYNPPDSEYCKCANTLEKFFYFKLKEAGLIDK, encoded by the exons ATGGCGGATCCGGCGGCACAGAGCTCCGCGCAGCCCCGACTTCAGCAAGCACAGTCCAGCGGCCCGACAGGATCCACCCCAAACCCCGGAGCCGCCAGCAGCGACCCGGCCCGACCAGGCCTGAGTCAGCAGCAGTGGTCCAGCCAGAAGAAAGCCCAAGTCCGCTCTTTTCCGCGGGCTAAAAAGCTGGAGAAACTCGGAGTGTTTTCCTCCTGCAAG GCTAATGATGCTTGCAAATGTAATGGATGGAAAAACCCCAATCCGCCGTCAGCCGCTCGTATGGAGCTCCAGCAGCAGGCAGCCAGTCTGACGGAGGCTTGCCGGAGCTGTGGACACTCTCTGG CAGAACATGTGTCTCATCTGGAGAACGTGTCTGAGGAGGAGATTAACCGCTTGTTGGGGATGGTGGTGGACGTGGAGAATCTCTTCATGTCTGTCCACAAAGAAGAAGACACAGACACCAAGCaagtctacttttatttgttcaAG ttgcTGAGGAAGTGCATTCTGCAGATGGGGAAGCCAGTGGTGGAAGGCTCTCTCGGTAGCCCTCCCTTTGAAAAACCCAACATAGAAcaa GGGGTGCTGAATTTTGTCCAGTATAAGTTCAGTCATTTGGCTTCTAAGGAGAGGCAGACCATGTATGAGCTGAGTAAGATGTTTCTGCTCTGTCTGAACTACTGGAAGTTGGAGACCCCGTCACAGTTTCGTCAGAGGGCCCAGAAAGAGGATGCGCCCGCCTACAAAGTCGATTATACTAG GTGGCTGTGTTACTGTCACGTTCCTCAGAGTAATGACAGCTTGCCCCGGTACGAGACCTGTCAGGTGTTCGGCCGCAGTCTGCTGAAGTCTATCTTCACTGTCACTCGCAGACAGTTACTGGAGAAGTTCAGAGTGGAGAAAGACAAACTCCCACCAGAGAAACGCACTCTGATCCTCACACACTTTCCCAA GTTTCTTTCCATGTTGGAAGAAGAAATCTATGGAGAGAACTCCCCCATTTGGGAAGCAGACTTCACCATGCCCGCCTCAGAGGGGACACAGCTGGGGCATCAAACAG TGCTGAGTCCAGTCTCTGTGTCTGGCTCTCCTCTTAGTAAAGGCAGCAGTGGCTCTGCTCTGGGTGTTACAGGTTTGGACATGACTTGCTCTGAACCAGTAACTG GAGAGAAGCGAAAGCTTCCTGAGGCACTGACTCTGGAGGATGCCAAGCGGATCCGAGTTATGGGTGACATCCCCATGGAACTGGTCAATGAAGTCATGAAGACCATTACAGACCCTGCTGCCATGCTGGGGCCAGAG ACTAGCCTTCTGTCAGCAAACGCAGCTCGTGACGAGACGGCTCgtctggaggagaggagaggcatcATTGAGTTCCATGTGATTGgtaactctctctctcagaagTCCAATAAGAAGATTCTAATGTGGCTCGTGGGCCTGCAAAATGTTTTCTCCCATCAACTTCCCCGCATGCCCAAAGAGTACATCACACGTCTTGTGTTTGACCC GAAGCACAAGACGTTGGCTCTGATTAAAGATGGTCGTGTGATTGGAGGGATCTGCTTCAGGATGTTCCCCACTCAGGGATTCACAGAGATTGTCTTCTGTGCGGTCACCTCAAACGAGCAGGTCAAG gGCTACGGCACACACCTGATGAATCATCTTAAGGAGTACCATATCAAGCACAGCATTCTGTACTTCCTCACCTATGCTGACGAATACGCCATCGGTTACTTCAAGAAACAG GGCTTCTCTAAAGAAATTAAAGTGCCGAAGAGCCGATACCTTGGCTACATCAAAGACTATGAGGGAGCCACGCTGATGGAGTGCGAGCTCAATCCCAGAATACCCTACACTGAACTCTCACACATTATAAAGAGGCAGAAAGAG ATCATCAAGAAACTGATTGAGAGGAAGCAGAATCAGATCAGGAAAGTGTACCCAGGTCTCACCTGCTTTAAAGAGGGAGTGCGGCAGATTCCTGTGGAGAGTATACCAGGCATCA GAGAGACTGGTTGGAAACCTAGTGCCAAGGAGAAGAG TAAAGAGCTGAAAGATCCAGATCTGCTCTACAACATGCTAAAGAATCTACTCGCACAGATTAAA ACGCATCCAGACGCCTGGCCTTTCATGGAGCCAGTGAAGAAATCCGAAGCTCCAGACTATTATGAGGTCATCCGCTTCCCCATTG ACTTTAAAACGATGACGGAGCGTCTGAAGAACCGGTATTATGTGACAAAAAAGCTGTTTATCGCCGACCTGCATAGAGTGATCACCAACTGCAGAGAGTACAACCCTCCAGACAGCGAGTACTGCAAGTGTGCCAACACACTGGAgaagtttttctacttcaaactGAAAGAGGCC GGGCTCATTGACAAGTAA